In Juglans microcarpa x Juglans regia isolate MS1-56 chromosome 8D, Jm3101_v1.0, whole genome shotgun sequence, the following are encoded in one genomic region:
- the LOC121242530 gene encoding xylulose kinase 2 isoform X1, which produces MFFLKRNLLFNVYIFTFTVQKEKMNIFQGVSILSVAGNYFSPLRFFESDLEQSVAAMDSSLPQDSYFLGFDSSTQSLKGTVLDSNLNIFTSELVHFDTDLPHYQTRDGVFRDPSINGRIVSPTLMWVEALDLMLQKLSKKLDFGKVAAVSGSGQQHGSVYWKNGSSAMFSSLDPKKTLVEQLSTAFSIKESPIWMDSSTTAQCREIEKAVGGALELARLTGSRAHERYTGPQIKKIFEMQPEVYHDTERISLVSSFMASLLIGTYASIDETDGAGMNLMDIKQRTWSNIVLEATAPSLEEKLGKLAPAHAVAGYIASYFVERFHFNKNCLVIQWSGDNPNSLAGLTLNTPGDLAISLGTSDTVFGITTEPQPRLEGHVFPNPVDPENYMVMLVYKNGSLTREDIRNHYAEKSWEVFNKFLEQTPPLNGGKMGFYYKEHEILPPLPVGFHRYVLENFSENTLESLNEKEVEEFDPPSEVRALIEGQFLSMRAHAERFGMPSPPRRIIATGGASTNQKILSSIASIFGCDVYTVERPDSASLGAALRAAHGWLCKKGGFVPISSMYEDKLDKTSLRCKLAVSAADQQLVCKYASFMKKRMEIENRLVQKLGRF; this is translated from the exons atgttttttttaaaaagaaatctattatttaatgtctatatatttacatttactgtacagaaagagaaaatgaatatttttcaaggAGTTTCCATATTGTCAGTCGCCGGTAATTACTTCTCCCCTCTGCGTTTCTTTGAAAGCGACTTGGAGCAGAGTGTTGCTGCAATGGACTCGTCTCTCCCTCAAGATTCATATTTTCTCGGATTTGACAGTTCTACTCA gtCCTTGAAGGGAACTGTATTGGACTCCAATCTCAACATTTTTACTTCAGAGCTGGTCCATTTTGACACTGATTTGCCCCATTACCAGACCAGAGATGGGGTTTTCCGGGACCCCTCCATTAATGGCAGAATTGTCTCACCCACATTAATGTGGGTGGAAGCTTTGGATCTCATGCTTCAAAAACTCTCgaaaaaattggattttgggaaagtcGCTGCTGTTTCTGGCAGTGGACAGCAACATGGTAGCGTGTACTGGAAAAATGGCAGTTCTGCAATGTTTTCTTCATTGGATCCCAAGAAGACATTGGTGGAACAGCTTAGCACTGCCTTTTCTATAAAGGAATCGCCAATATGGATGGACAGCAGCACTACGGCTCAATGTAGAGAGATTGAGAAAGCTGTTGGTGGGGCATTGGAGTTAGCTCGACTTACTGGGTCGCGTGCACATGAAAGATACACCGGTCCACAGATTAAGAAGATATTTGAAATGCAGCCGGAAGTTTATCATGATACCGAGAGGATCTCCCTTGTTAGCTCTTTTATGGCGTCTCTTCTTATTGGCACTTATGCTTCCATTGATGAGACTGATGGTGCAGGGATGAACTTGATGGACATTAAGCAAAGGACCTGGTCTAACATAGTTTTAGAG GCCACTGCCCCTAGTTTGGAGGAAAAACTTGGGAAATTAGCCCCTGCCCATGCCGTTGCTGGTTATATTGCTTCATActttgtggagag GTTCCACTTCAATAAAAATTGCTTGGTTATTCAGTGGTCTGGGGACAACCCAAACAGCCTGGCAG GTTTAACCCTAAATACTCCAGGGGATTTGGCAATCAGTCTTGGCACTAGTGACACT GTCTTTGGGATTACCACTGAGCCTCAACCTAGACTGGAAGGACATGTTTTCCCCAATCCAGTGGACCCTGAAAATTACATGGTAATGTTGGTCTACAAGAATGGGTCTCTTACTCGTGAAG ATATCCGCAACCACTATGCAGAGAAGTCTTGGGAAGTGTTCAATAAATTTCTGGAGCAAACTCCACCTTTAAATG gtggAAAGATGGGTTTCTACTACAAGGAGCATGAAATTCTTCCTCCCCTCCCAG TTGGTTTCCATCGCTATGTTCTGGAAAATTTCTCAGAAAACACTTTGGAGAGCCTGAATGAGAAGGAAGTTGAGGAATTTGATCCTCCATCTGAG GTTCGGGCATTAATTGAAGGTCAGTTCCTCTCAATGAGAGCTCATGCAGAAAGATTTGGGATGCCTTCTCCTCCAAGACGAATAATAGCCACTGGGGGAGCGTCGACCAATCAAAAGATCCTTAGCTCAATAGCTTCCATTTTTGGCTGTGATGTCTATACAGTTGAGAGACCTG ATTCGGCTTCCCTCGGAGCTGCATTGAGGGCTGCTCATGGTTGGCT